AAATGAAATGGTTATTGTATAGGTACTTAAAAGTCACAAACATGAAATACTAGTATGGTTAAAAGTGAGGGGTGTcacaaaaatacagatataaagcCAGATATAAATCTTAAATACTTCTAATCTCTCACAACacttcattaatatttttaaacaaacacacattataATGCCTCCTTTTCCTGTGAGAAGTATAACAAAACTGGAAGAGTCACTGTTACCAGCTTGTTTTAGCCAATGCATTCTGAGTGCTGTCCAAGAGACAAAACACTTCTGAGTGAACAGTCTCAGCAGAACATGAATCTATGATTCCTAGTAGGAATGTGATAAGAACTTTAAACAGTAAACCCCATCGGCCAAAATCAGGGCTGTGGCATAATGCATCACAATGAGATGGCTAATGACATGACTCCAAGAAGGAATTTCTCCACtaatactgtttattttttcctggTCTGTGCACTTGGAGGTACTGTCTATTTGGACAGAACATTTTAAGTGTGTTCTCTGAAAACATTGAGTGGCAATGACCCTTTCAGCCAAATTAAATCtgatattattaacattattatttccaTGAATGACTATACTTCTTGgaaattgaaaattttttaacagcTACTGAAATGATTTCAGTTTGAATGAAGAATGTAAACTAATTAACAAAGGCAAACATAGTCTGTGCCCAAATACATCAAATTATACATTAACTGATAAGTcaataaccaaataaaaaaacaaaattataaaaaagaaagaaatactaaGTGATCGACTATTACACAACTAAATAATCAATTGCAAtcttaatttaattataaaatactaaCCTATTACACAGTAACCATAAGATAATCAAATGtttagtaagaaaaaaaatataaccaaGTGCTctgaaaaagtattttgtataGTATTTTGATCTCTCTGTATGTCTAGTGTGGAAATATCCcaaataagaaaacagtgaAGCCAGCAAATCAGtgagaataacaaaaaaaaataatatagtttTAAGAGACACAGAAGAGACTGAATCAGGGTCCAAAGCAAGCTCCCTCTGCAAGAAATTTCAAGCAACTTAACAAGCTGGATGTGAATAAGCAAGGCAACGCCAATGTAAAAAGCTTCTCGTGTACTATAGCACACACCATACTCAAATGTAACCATTCTTACATCCTCAACAGACTCTGACTCCGAGGCTTCATCCTCAgcctcatctttcttttctccgcCAGTATCCTTGTTATCGTCTTTGTCAACAGGAAGAAGATCAGCCTGCAAAGCTTTATCATCGTTCTCAGTCTTATCCTCATTACTTATAAcctcttccttttctgtttcttcttcagaTGAACTTTTCTCTATCTGTAGGTCTGTGTCTTTCTTCATGTCTTCTTCTATCTCCTCCTCTTCCActtctgtttcattttcatcatctttaGGTTTCTTTTCTTCGCAATTTCCCTCTCTGTCTTTGCTATCATCAAGGCTTTCTTCATCCTGGGAAATTGTGAAGCAGCTGACATCTACAGGCAGCACACAGCACATATAATAAAGATAGAACGCAAAGCTAATTTCGTCTGTCACAGAGTACTAGGGACATGAAGGCTACCATATCATTTCTGTCATCCTGACAGCAAAGGTCAGAGTGTGTTGTGAAGAGCAGGAGATGGTGAGACTGGTAGTAGAATAAGAATGAATGGAGAAAAACACTAACATGGCACTAAATGAATATCACTCCCAAAGGAGTTGCCTAGCACTCAATGAACATATTACCCACTGGACATTGCATCCAGTGAAGAGAAAAGGACGGTCACAGTCTGTAATATGAagctttaacaaaaatatattgtcaGTTTTCATAGCACCAGGCAAAGAAGTGAACAATGTCTGACAGTCAAGtttcaaaaatatcaaaataaaggGACTGTTGCTGTCTTTGCGTAAAGAAAGTGTTAacgacaacaaaatattgtccTGTCAAGTGTAAATATCCTCAAATATAGAGACACATTAGTCATTACCAATACTACAATAGGTGGGCGGAAGAGTCTGGCACCAACACTTTAACATGTGTGGGCAGATGGGCAAGAGAATCTGGGACCAACACTTTAATATGTGTGAGCAGAAGGACACTAGAGTCTGGCACTGACACTATAATATGTGTGGGCAGAAGGACAGGAGAGTTTGGCACTAAATGTCAGCTTCTCAAGAAGCTAGATTATCTTAAAAGTTAGTTAATAACCATACGTCTTAGAGCAGACAAGTGTCTAACAAGCTCCTTTACAGCAGTTCAATGAAACTGACTGTAGCATTCATATGCTACAAAACTTCTGTTGCATTTTGTAAGCATCTTAAATGGCTTACAAAGCATTTTTTCTTCACTGGCAGAGTGAGCAATTCATTTGTCTACAAATGTCATCACACCTAGCAAAAAATCTTGGCTGGCTACAGATGCATTACTTTCTTTCTACTACAGCAGCACTATGCAAATCATGCAAAACATTATGAAATGCAACATTTAATGCTGTACTTTTAACAATAGTTATATATGAAACAATACATGTCAGTCTCCATTAGCATGCACaatacttaaaaaatacaacacttAAATCACTTTGACTACACTATTAtatatgataaatataaataatatggATATCAGTCACTGATATTGCACAATAAATATGTTAGAATGGAATACTATATAACAATTTTTACCTTTACGAGATCAACTGTATCATTCATCACCTCTTAACCATATTTTAACCCACCTTCAAAGGCTAACCCTAACCTCTCTACTATGAAGCTGATTTTCAAGTTGATGTTAGCTTAAGAAACTTTTCAGTGTTGAAATTCAACCTTTTCCCTATATTTACAGGTACAATATATGCAAAGGATTTATGTCCTTCCATAAGGTGGAAATATTGTCACTAAAGTGTGTTTATGAAATGCTTAATTTGCATAAACTTGCATAAAGCATTAGCACAACTGTAACAATATACAGACATGCAATACTTtgtgctgacaaaaaaaaaatgcatactgAGTgctttgaagacatttttcttggaATTATTTTTGGGGGTGTCTTTTTCTGAAACAGAACAATTGTTGCAAAGCGCCTTGGCTACCACAAAAACATGTATTTTCCCTTTTTACAAATACTTAgcatgaactatatatatatagaccaGTCAAAGGTTATGATGAGTAGTTGATGGTGTCTATTGAAATTTAGCCATAATCCTGTCAAGTTCTATTAACATGTGTCATTGCAACTGGCAGTTTTTAACAATATCAACAAATCTAAAAGCTTGCATTCAGGCAAATTGAAACTTGGGAGATAAAGAGAGTTAAAGAGCTGAATACAACAACTTCAGCtaatttcattttgctttaattAATTGTATTAATTTCAACTAATTTAAATCCTTAATTTTTAATGACCAGACTTTTTGAAGCAGTTAATCATACACTTATCTGGGAACACTGCATACCtcttcatcactttcttcttcaGACAAGTCTTCATCTTGTCCTTCTGGGACAGAAACTGGAAACAAAATTGGGATATTAAATTACAAACTTAAATACATTCTTCTCCTGCTTTCCTCTTCTTTACGCCTTCTgtgacataaacaaacaaaaaaaatgcacaacttaccaaatatatttttatattgaagCTGTTTTGCTTATGTATAATGGTGCCTTTTTCAAAGCACTTCCTTTGACTTCACAGGGTAACGACAACATATTTtgtattatcattttaaaagatCATTATAATGCAAAGCTACATTCattaaatgtatatgcattCAGTCCCATGATTTAATAGTCATATAATTAACTCTAGAATACACACCTGAAATGGGCACTACCaacaattttttcatttaactgaACAGAATTCATTACAAGGGAAGTAATATACCTTTGACCGTCCTTAGCATTTTTCTGGGAGCTGCCTCAATCTTCACTGGAGAAGCTTCACTCTTTGAGACTGGTGCTGTGGCATTCAGTACAGGAAGGCCACGGCTGCCCCCAAGAACAGGTAGAGTACGGTGAAGTGGAAGAGGACTCTGCAATCAAAGTccatacatatttttttggGTTTGCCTAACTCCACTCACCACAGACTATTATgtcacaagaaaataaaataaagtcaaatacagCAGAAATGAACACTTGACTGGACAGCTGAAGTACCTCCATACTTTTCCAGCTGTGTAAGAAGCTTGTTGCTTAAACAATAATGGTTAGCACTGGTTCGGTTCCCCTTTCTAACATTCACCTCTCTTCAAAGCATTTTTAACAGTCCTAAGCATCCCACATCAGgacttttatttctgatttctgATGAAAGCATATTGCTATATGTAATAATTTTTGGGATGTATAAATAATAGTGAGAGTAGTGGCGTCTGCAAGTGTGGATGTGAGAATGATTGGTATTTGTCAAGTAAGTGGCAGTTGTCATCAAGTTAAATTCCTAGTGTAATGTCACTTGCCAACTAGATGCTAGCTAGCAGACTAACACATAGCTTCAGTTGAATTGTTTACATCTTAAGATTCTTTAGCTGACTGCTCTACATTAGCCATGAAACTAGAAGCTAGTGGTATGTCCTACACTTGGcccccaagaaaaaaaaagtggacaaAGCTCACAGCATTCCTGCGTCTGTCTCTGGCAGAAAAACTACCAGAAAGTTCCAAGCTGCCATTCACTTTAAGTGTTCCATTCAGATGTGTTTTATCTTCTTTGATCTCCTCATCTTCACTCTCGATGTCTCCATTTTCCAATTTTGGCAAGGCAGTTACAATCATGTGGCACCCCCCACATGCAACCTGTTGTCTCCATTAAATACATTTTCGATAGTTATAAACTATATTTGATgcataagaaaaaattaatgacCAGGAAATGTCTCGTCTTCATGCAATGCTATGCATGttaattcttttatctttaagtCTACTGTTGctgaatattaataatatacaGTACAAAGCACAGgcatcatgtttttaaaaaagcaaacagaaccAAATATTGTCCCTATCATTACTTTAGTCTCTAATTATAATAGTAGACTAACTTTTAAAGTATATTACACGgagaaaaaattttgtttatcaaGTGATAGCTTATAGGATCATTTACGTGCAGCTTAGAAGATTTTAACAACTGTTTGATGGTGAATTAAGCTGTAATGCTTATCAGACAATATACCTATCATaaactaattttcttttatgcctcatatttaaaaactttaaaaaccaAGGGATATaacctgtagaaaaaaaaatgattcagcTTTTCTTAACCATGTAGTGTTAGCTgtgaatgagaagaaaaataatcagctgTAGCTAGACACATCATCACCTGCAGCAAGGTGGTGTGTTAGTATTGCGTTAATCTGCATTACAATGCTATCTTTTCCCAACTGCTTTATGAAATTGATCAGAAATATAATGCTACTTACTTATTAATGTAATAAAAGTCTTCTGATTGTTAAAAAATAGACTTTTTAAGACATTTACTCACAGAATTGACTATGAATTTAGAAAACCTCTCAACCCGAGAAGGCTTGAATTGGTTTGCAAAACTTTCCATTCCAAGTCCTAGTTTTCCATGCCGCCCATCTCCAAATGTGTATAACTGTCCTTTTTCTGCAcaaggataaataaaaaacaccTGAAAGTCTATAGAACCATTCTCCGTTCTCATCTTCTTCAGTTCATGATTCTATCTGCTGATGTGTcagatttttaataataatagtcatgCCTGTAAAGCAGCACAAAAGCCAAGTATATAGACAGGCTTTCAAATTGAAAAAGTTaacactctctctccctttcattcacagcacacaacacacactaaaGACATCTTAATCATGACTGACGTGAAGCTGCAATGAGAGAGGTGTTACTGCTAGAGATGCTTTCCAGAACAACAAAATCCTCAATGCTCATTTGAAGCGTGTTGCTGATAATTTTCACACTTACATCAGGACAGATATACATTTTGTATAATGTAAAAGGAATCTGGCCTTTTTCCAACTTCCCTACTATcatacacagatatacacatgcataagaGTGCACTCATTtcaaacagacacacactctcacttGTGGCCACTTAACAGATTTAAATCCACTAAAACGTGTACCTGATACAAGAGCAGTGAAATTTTCCCCACAGCTGACAAGGGAAACCTTGAAAGGCAGCTTGAGAAGACAGGGTGATGAGGATTCAAGTCTTGACACTCCTAACCCTAACTGCCCACTTGATCCATCACCGAATGCATAAATATTTCCACCTTCTACAATAAACATGACACAAAAAACCTCACCAACAAGACAGTATTCCATATGGCATCATGTCCCTTCAACATGTGTtgatcaaaataatttattcatccAAATCAAACTAATAGCAAACACCACTAACTCAACTAAGTAAGCaacaagtaaaaaagaaaaaaataactcattataaaatatcagtggtatcaacaaaaaaacacaaatttatgCAAGTCATATATCATACCTCAAACAGACTCAAGTCcctctgaaaatattaaaattaagggaatattattataaatatgttttggtTTGCTGTTTGGTGAGATGGCTGTTTTTTTCCaatgataataattttgaaaaaaaaggcattaGATAGACACTATTGCAGATGACTGCTATTACACAAAGTTCTCGTAATAAAGTCACATGATAATGGTAAATTATAACAGAGGTTGGTTCTAGGTACACTTCATGTAACATCCCCTtcactgttttttaaaatagtttttttttgcagatacaTTATCTCTGTTCTCAGAGTCAAACAGCCTTTGtccacacaataataataatcacattaTGTAATACCACACTTTTAAACACTCatttaagaaaacttttaatttaaGAACAGAACAGCTGTAAATTTAGCAACTTAAAGCTGCATTAACTCATTGAGAATGGACGTATTTATTTGGTCTCTTTAGCACATATAAGGCCAGGCCAACCCACCCATGTTCAtcacatttaataatttttactaGAAAACTATGTAAACTAAAAGGGACGAAATCCAGTCATTTGGCTCGGTAAATCACATTCAAATAGAGTGACATCCCTTAACATAGAAACAGGAGGACATTAATTtgaagatttgaatttttctagatgtacttttctttcaaaacgATGGTGGCATATAAGTACATAAAATCAGCTATAggtatttttcatcattttcgaTTTTATTGCTCACATTAAAGTTGTTCTTCATCCCCCTaagttatatttattcatttctacataGTCAATTTAAACCCACTAAATATCAGACCAAACATTGCTGTGGCAATCGATTGTGCATAAGGCtgtataaaaattttctttttccaaataCAATTTGAATGACGtaatttcctttggatttacaaGAAAGTGTAATTCCACGGTATATGGTAGGAACAGTTTCTTAACTTTAAacttaagttttaattttagtatttatagttaatttttttttttaatacttcagATTCATGGATATCTGGGTATCAGAATCGAAGGTTCAGCCACACAAAAGCATCTTATTTGTAAGAACTGTTCATTACATAAAACCACTGACACTAccatagtaataaaaatataaggacATTTCCAAAGATATGCTAAAACTTATGTTAGATTTAATGAAGCTATGGTGATTTATTGTACCTGTCAGAACCATAGTATGAGAACCACCACAAGATACAGATTTCACTTTTTCTGGAATGGTTGACACATGCTGAGGTATGTTAGCTTCTATGACAGAGTCTCCTAAACCTAGCTTCCCATTTTCACTCTCTCCAAAAGTGTACAGTTTTCCATTCTCTGCAATCAAGAGGTGCAAACTGAATACACTAATCATCTCTAAAAATTCCTAAAAAGTGTATGACATGATGCAATCAGCATTTAACAATCGCTCACCTGCTATATTCTGCAAGCAATCTACATAACTAAATATATGTGGCCAAAGACTATTCTATTATACCCAGTTAAAAGTGTACGACTGAGAACTTAAgaataaaattgaatttaatCCCACCTGGCTTtttggaaaactttttttttaataaccctTCCCCCAGacattaacaaaaacatcacTCTGTTATCAACAGCGGTAGCAACAATAGCTATTGTAAATGTGAtcatattaatttttcttttaaatgtatatatataaatgcactcAATGTATATAATGAATCTAACTGTATAAAAATGTATGCATCCTAAATGAAGAACGGTCTTtgaattaaaatcaaaatacatGGCAATGAAAAGATCAAGTAGGTGTACCTGTCACTAAAGCACTGTGGTAATAACCACAAGAAATGCAAGTGATCCGTTGGCCCACAACCAATTCTTGAGGCTCTGGACATGGGTCTATTTCTCCCAGACCAAGCTGCCCTTCTCCATTTGCTCCCCAAACAAATAACTTTCCATCCTCTGGaatcaaacatttatttgacaGCACTGATTACATGCATGAAGACAGTAGATGCTATCAGACAAGACAGCTGCTAAGCCCATACATTAACATTCcatcaaattttcttttcaagtttttgCATCCATTTTACACAATGTTTACTATCAGTGTACTATCATCACCCACctgcacaatttattttttttaaatacatcaataaaaagatttttaaatgggCAGTTCCATGATATTATGGTCATTGGAAGTGAGTGTTAGATCCCTCATTTATCTCGGTTAGCTTTCTAAAGAAGACACTGAAGACAGTGCCCATCTCTCCTTTCGAAACCATCTATGGAGTCATGTATCCATTCCACAACTGGGTAAGCTGggataaataatgtttttatttattattaacaatattgCATTTTGTGTCTTGAAATCTCATGACAAAGTAATCAAAATATGAGGTACAAACAGACAACTCAGCTAAAGTATAAGCTTTTCCATGTACAAAGATTATGAACAACAATAAACTATCATAAACAATGTCTCTATATGTTTGGAGACAACTAGGTGATCAACCTTGACTAAACTTCACCTGGTTACCTGTTAGTGCCATAGAATGATAAACTCCTGCTCCCAGCATCTTGTAGTTAGCTGGTCCTAGCTTTTTGACCTGCTGTGGTACACTGGTGTCTGATCCACCAGCTGTCCCCAGCTGACCATCACTATTGGAGCCAAATGTGTAAACTTTACCTGACTCTGAAAAGTTAGTTACAGCCCAGATGTCATTAGCAACAGTATTGTAAATGATCAGGTTATTAAGAATTTTATAATCACAAAAAGCGCAAGAGATCTCCGTAGTCTGCCATAATCTGGTGAAGTTATATGAATATAACAACAGTGGAGTACCATTTCTGATCATACACACCTGTTGCAATAATGGTGTGTGAACGTCCACAAGCAACAAGCTGTGATTTTTCCTGTTTCAGTACTGTAAACATAAAGTTCAAACCTGACAATAAATATAACCAAAGCCGAGTTGAAATAGACAAAGATTCAAAGCATAGAAGAACTAAAAGTATCAAACACGATTAACAGCTCAACAAAACTCAAAAGTTCCACACTTGTTCTTGTTTTAGCTTTTGTTCTCACTCTACATGTATTCTTAATTCACATacgcacaaataaacaaagattaaacaaaaGCATATATTTTAGTGCATCCATGCACCAAaaccacaaataaatatactgacctaaaaaaggtaaacaaatcttactttcatacatttttaatattatactatacattttattattaaacagttcTTCTAATACCTACTACTTCAATAAAAGTCTCTTAGTATTATCTtagtattattaaaatttaaaaacagaattaacaCTTCATAAAGAAAAGTCTGCAGACAACTGTAAAGCAATTACAAGTACCGTGGTACTTACACTTTATACAGGAAGGTCTGTCAGCTATTTTCTGTGGTCCAATGCCCAGTTGTCCCCAGTCATTGTGTCCAAACATAAAAACTCTTCCACTTTCTGAAATATGTGAATGAAGCACTACcaataagaaaatgtaattcTGAATTATACATTGCTAAAACATTTACCATCTATGATTACCTTGAACTTCGTAGGATCAGTACCAttcatcattatctcaccactgatACAACTAAAACTGTAATCTGTGCTTTTGTGCTGTCGAGGGTGGACTactgtaattctcttttagctggaattccgaagaatcttcttgacagacttcaaaggatccagaataatgctgcttgcCTCATCTCCAaaccatctagatgtgaacatatatcacATCATTCAATCTCctcactggctgccagttgtGGTCtgtatagcctacaaactttctaCTTTGACACTGGCACTGGTCTTCAGTATCTCTCTGAACTCACTCCAATCTATATGCCCACATGACCTCTtcactcatcttctgacaccaggcTTCTTCTAGTCCCACTAGCTAAGACAAAAACATATGGACAGAGGACATTCTCttccaagcccc
The sequence above is a segment of the Pomacea canaliculata isolate SZHN2017 linkage group LG6, ASM307304v1, whole genome shotgun sequence genome. Coding sequences within it:
- the LOC112565985 gene encoding X-linked retinitis pigmentosa GTPase regulator-like: MAAADDSDIPESGAVFTFGKSKFAENLPNKFWVKNDQVKHIACGDEHTALIAESGRVFMFGHNDWGQLGIGPQKIADRPSCIKLLKQEKSQLVACGRSHTIIATESGKVYTFGSNSDGQLGTAGGSDTSVPQQVKKLGPANYKMLGAGVYHSMALTEDGKLFVWGANGEGQLGLGEIDPCPEPQELVVGQRITCISCGYYHSALVTENGKLYTFGESENGKLGLGDSVIEANIPQHVSTIPEKVKSVSCGGSHTMVLTEGGNIYAFGDGSSGQLGLGVSRLESSSPCLLKLPFKVSLVSCGENFTALVSEKGQLYTFGDGRHGKLGLGMESFANQFKPSRVERFSKFIVNSVACGGCHMIVTALPKLENGDIESEDEEIKEDKTHLNGTLKVNGSLELSGSFSARDRRRNASPLPLHRTLPVLGGSRGLPVLNATAPVSKSEASPVKIEAAPRKMLRTVKVSVPEGQDEDLSEEESDEEKKTPPKIIPRKMSSKHSDEESLDDSKDREGNCEEKKPKDDENETEVEEEEIEEDMKKDTDLQIEKSSSEEETEKEEVISNEDKTENDDKALQADLLPVDKDDNKDTGGEKKDEAEDEASESESVEDVRMVTFEYGVCYSTREAFYIGVALLIHIQLVKLLEISCRGSLLWTLIQSLLCLLKLYYFFLLFSLICWLHCFLIWDISTLDIQRDQNTIQNTFSEHLVIFFFLLNLHIPQLTEKPVPHPRSKEEDKEKEGKESEEEEEDEEDEREEEEIKKKGKEKKSKKEKKEDKKGEQEEEKEGKKKDKKKKDKGKKEKNKEEEEDKSGDGKKDKDAKKEKKGKDKKVTKDKKKGKEDMKEEKEEEEEDEKEEEEEEEDKGNAKKEKKKKKEDVVDEENNENKDKKKDKNAKDAKKDTKDEDAKKDNEEKKEETPVTKKRSRLCIIL